A region of the Mytilus trossulus isolate FHL-02 chromosome 11, PNRI_Mtr1.1.1.hap1, whole genome shotgun sequence genome:
gttttatgttttatcttGTAATCCTTGAACTCTTTATAGATTTATGATTAATGCTTTATACTTTCAGATGTCTCAGGAAAAAGggaagaaaaacaaaccattaTTAGAGTGGACAAGAGaaattataaatcattattGGCATTGTGCATCTGTTAGTAAAAGCCCTGGTGATTTTAAGGTTAGTTTACCACTTATAAAATCTATCTGGAAAAAAGTTCAGAAAAACAACTAAAACTTATTACAGCAATTCCATCAAATACGTATGAAACAAAGATTGGagtgttatttaaattattgtttgattCTATCAAAAGTATTGACAACTACATTCTGTATCAATGTACATTACTGTATGTTGCCATCTATTTGTATTTAGTGCATGCTTTTtgtgtttggttgctgtctctaTCATGTATACCCAATATTTTTTCCTCTTCAAATTAGAAATAGCTCAATTGCATGTTATTGTTCATTTCCATTATTTCTTCTTAGGTTTCTTCTGattaaagtttggttttaaagtATTAAACAATCGTATAATGGTTAATCTGTAGTTTTGAATCATCTACAATAGTTTCTAAAATTATTTCAGTGCACTTGGTTTGGAATTTTACACCATGTGGTAAATGAGCACATCTGGATATTGTCCTATGATGACACATTTCACAACAACACATGCAACCATGGACCATTACCTGAAGAAAGGGAAAAATCATATATGGAAAAAGGATCAGATGCTCATAAAGCATTACGAAGCATTGTTATGGATGACAGGCTCATTAAAAACATACTTTACTATTTGAATTGCAGGTATGTGTGAATTTAATTTGATCATTATTAAACATTCTAACATCAAAAACAGAACTTATAAACAATTGTGTAAATCTAGgaatattatattgtatatgtatgCCCCTGCCAATAAAGTAAGGGGGTATGTACCTTGTGTGATTGTCTGTATGTCTATTCATCCAGATTCTAATATGGCACATTGCTTTTGTACCATTGAACATGGGTTGATAAAATTTGGTATGcagatacataaaaaaatggtgGTGTGCTCAACTGTATAAAAATGTTGGGTCAGTCTTTAACTAATTGCCCTAAGGCCACAACTGTCATGACTGTGCTATACAGAACTTAGGTAAACCAAAAAATATCAGATAATGAATATGCAGACCCATTATGGCAAGTTTATTTGTTTCTGTAGTATAATCTTCAACTGTTTTTGGTTTCTATGCTTTTTGAAAATGGAAAAGACAACTAAACATTTTGTAGTCTTATAATTTATGTTCAACAAATTAATGGGGTTACATTCCAATTGACAATATtctcacaattttttttcccaGGAGCACCTCAGATTTGGAATCATTCCAAAACCTTATTTTAGCCTATACTTCAAAAAGACATGCCTATACTCCACCTGTGTACCGAGTTAGAAATCGATCTGATAACACTTGGTGAATTGTGTCTATTGATGTGAGGTCCATTTTggtgtttataaatttttgattttacgTTTGCAAATTATAgggttttattcataaaaagggtGATTTTCCATTATTCAGACAAGATCTAAGAAATGTTTTCGGCAGTTATGAAAATTTAGTGAATTTGATATATCTAATGAAGTAAGCTCCCTTtagaattttgtaaattttaaattcatcattTCTGAGTAATGGAGTTTTACTCATTGAAAAAGGTGAGATTTCAGAGTTTTCTGATAACTAAAACATGCTGTCAGCATTTCCATGAAACTTTAgggaattgtttatatctactGTAGTACTGATGAAAGTTTCAATATGATTTTCATGAATTTATAatagtataaaattgagaattaatttaactttagtttgaaaactaaatattgCGCAACAGCACAGTGTATTGCACAAcagcaagaaatctttaattgcatgTATTTTCAATTCTTATAACCAATTTCAAGCTCATTGAGTACATTTATTcagaaacatattaaaaatatttaatatcaatCCAAAATAGGACCGGAATCAaacttgaatattgtgtccattttcggcccaactgttcagggttggacctTTCAGGGCGTATCCAGCTGTGTTTAGCAAagcagtttattttcaattttttataaactttgggATAATGCAATACTGCATTTTGTTCATGGTTTACCTGCCATAGTTGTATCATCAATGAtctgtgtttaattatagtatTTGTGAACTGTAACATCCATGATAAATAATaagtaataataatttttaccaTATTGTATTGTCTGTCATGTTTAATTGTTCTTGACATGATTTGATTGTTCAGTAAAGAAATAACAATTCAGGAatgaaaattgtattaaaataaatattttttttttagccaagTCGACCAGGTTCAAATCCAACATATTGGCCAACTGGATCAGGGTATTTCTCCCTTATTTTCCAAACAACACAGCTTGGTATAACCCGCCTGTTTCCTGCTCCAAGGTAACCATGGATCCATAGGACATACTGCCTATATGCAACATGCCTATTCCCTCTGTTGTAATTATCATCATGAGGATCAATCATCAGGTCCTCCCTCATTCGCCTGGCAACCTCCAGGACCAGCTCATCTAACACCACGGTGTTAAACTCCTACAAAGGAATGACAgtgataattttatatacattaaaatgGAGAATAAAAGTAAGCTTTTCTTATTGAGATGAAGAGAATATTTATCTAAACACCAAATTCAGTATTTTGATTACTTGAATATTGTTAGTACAATAATTGTACTTCAAATGGTTATGCTTGCACAAGGCCAGAAATATACAAACTATACAAATAGTCAAATTAACCACTATTGTCTAAGATCTACACAAGtctaaaaactagaggctctaaagagcctgtgttgctcaccttggtctatgtgaatattaaagtaaacaaaggaagcagatggattcatgagaaaattgtgttttggtgatggtgatgtgtttgtaaatcttactttactgaacattgtTGCtccttacaattatctctatctatagcccagtagtttcagtggaaaatgttagtaaaaattgttaaaaattgactataaaggacaataactccttcgggggtcaattgaccatttcggtcgtgatgacttatttgtaaatctcactcagctgaacattattgctgtttacagtttatctctatttataatgatattcaagatgataataaaaagcagcaaaatatccttaaaattGTCAAGTCAGGTGCAGCAAcacaacaatgggttgtcatttttatcttaaaatttcggggcagatagatctggacctgataaacaatttaacccatgCCAAATTTGCCCTacatgctttggtttttgagttataagccaaaaactgcattttactcctatgttctatttttagccgttgcggccatcttggttggatggccaggtcaccaaacacaatttttaaactagataccccaaagatgagtgtggccaagtttggattaatttggcccagtagttgcAGAGAAGAAGATATTTGTAAAAGATtcctaagatttacgaaaaatgggtaaaaattgactataaagggcaataactcctaaaggggtcaactgaccatttcggtcatgttgacttatttctaaaacttactttgctgaacattattgctgttaacagtttatctctatctataataatattcaggataacaaccaaaaacagtaaaatttccttaaaatgactaattcaggggctgcaacccaacaacgagttgtccaattcatctgaaatttgatgggcagatagatcttgacctgacaaacaatttaaccccatgtcaaatttgctctatatgctttggtttttgagttataagccaaaaactgcattttacccctatgttctatttttagccgttgtggccatcttggttggatggccaggtcatcgaacacaatttttaaactagataccctaattaTGATTTGGCccatgtttggttaaattttggccagtagtttcagaagagaagatttttgtaaaagttaatgatgGACGACGAACGCTAATTGATGAGAATAGATTATAgttcacttggccctttgggccaggtgggCTAAAAATGGACAACAACCAGGCAGGCAAGactaacataaaaaaacaacacattttcTTAGCTATTTCAATAACCACACAAACTATTCTTTCAATCGtaataataagaatatttttgaaaattttaattatggTGAAAACACTAACCCTTAGTTGGGAGTGACAGTTGACTGGTGTCTGCTTGCAGCAcactttttcaatttcatttgtcatttctcGGCAAAAACTACATTTGCACCATGACGGAACCTCTCTGTTTGGTGGTATTTCTGGACTGCCATTTCCAGCGTCCCTTGCATCAATAATGTCCAAAATAATGGATGGTTGCCGATGATAAATCCTCATTACCATCCTTTTCAAATCatcatttgaaatgttattCAGATGATCctataaaaaagattattttaaagtGAAAGATCAAgcatcattttttaataatgaatgTCACAGAAAAATGCAAGAAATACCCTTAAAATTGATACATTCTTATTTTCttagcaaatatttttttgtctaagaaatacatataaaatatataagcaaAACACTGCATTGATACACGGCCTTCaacataaaataatgaaaatgattgattgatagtGTGTtatttaacgtccagtggcaaatagtgaaatgaaatatttaactgAAATTCAACATGCAGAAGTATTAGAAAAATCCAGTTGAAGAAGAAAAGGTAATACAAAATATACTGAAAAactgtgtccatagtacacggatgccccactcacactatcattttctatgtttagtggaccgtggaattggaataaattctataatttggcattaaaattagaatgatctttatatcaaagggaacatttattttttcaagtttcaagttgatttaactaatacttt
Encoded here:
- the LOC134689570 gene encoding P2X purinoceptor 7-like — its product is MVMRIYHRQPSIILDIIDARDAGNGSPEIPPNREVPSWCKCSFCREMTNEIEKVCCKQTPVNCHSQLREFNTVVLDELVLEVARRMREDLMIDPHDDNYNRGNRHVAYRQYVLWIHGYLGAGNRRVIPSCVVWKIREKYPDPVGQYVGFEPGRLG